CAGATAGTGTTCACCGATACACCGGGTATCCACAGGCCTCAGCATAGGCTAGGAGAGGCTATAGTCGAAAGCGCCTTGGAGGCTATGGACGAATCGGACTTGGTTATATACGTCATATGTGCTGACGACGACGGTATAACCGGTCAGGATCGCCACATAATTGAAATGCTGAAAAAAATAACCACTCCTGTGCTTTTGCTGGTCAACAAAGTGGACCTCCTCGGATCAAAGAGGGCCAAACTTCTCCCTCTGATAGAATCCTATCGAAAGGCACTGAATCCATCGGAAGTTCTGCCTGTCTCCGCAAAAGAGGGATCTAACCTGGAGGAACTTGTCGATATACTGGTGTCCCGCTTACCTGAGGGACCCCCTCTGTATATGGACGATATCCTCGTTGACCGTTCATCCCGCTTTCTAGCGGCGGAGATCATCAGGGAGCAGGTCCTATACCGGGCGGATCAGGAAGTACCTCACAGCGTAGCGGTAGAGGTCGTCGAATTTAAGTCACCGGAGGAATATCCTGAAAGAGAGGATACCTATATAAGTGCGGTTATACTGGTTGAGAGAAAAG
The uncultured Dethiosulfovibrio sp. genome window above contains:
- the era gene encoding GTPase Era, which encodes MIDDVGLEYRSGVVAVVGRPNVGKSSLINALLRCKATIVSPKPQTTRDRIRCILETDSGQIVFTDTPGIHRPQHRLGEAIVESALEAMDESDLVIYVICADDDGITGQDRHIIEMLKKITTPVLLLVNKVDLLGSKRAKLLPLIESYRKALNPSEVLPVSAKEGSNLEELVDILVSRLPEGPPLYMDDILVDRSSRFLAAEIIREQVLYRADQEVPHSVAVEVVEFKSPEEYPEREDTYISAVILVERKGQKLILLGAKGEKIKEIGTGARKALEEFIGGKVYLDLWIKIRKDWRNSDSELRRLGYKG